Proteins found in one Drosophila innubila isolate TH190305 chromosome X, UK_Dinn_1.0, whole genome shotgun sequence genomic segment:
- the LOC117794137 gene encoding calcineurin B homologous protein 2 → MGQMQSHQLSAVELQAHQEATGLSIEQLEELHVRFLALDRRQRGYLTPTELLRIPQLSQNPLHRQIIDGFFGDTNSNCRDRINFGQFVGTCATFLVPQCTSHQQQHQHQRVDGRAQKLRLLSKMFDTQRCGHIERTDFRKVMMSLLDGAPPSDGVANVYPHSSEQELQLLEQLAFGARQSISYEQFEQRISTANIESKLAIHKWLQQDEEPQQETETETETEEQSSSPATT, encoded by the coding sequence ATGGGCCAAATGCAAAGCCATCAGCTGAGTGCTGTCGAGCTGCAGGCGCATCAGGAGGCCACCGGACTATCGATCGAGCAATTGGAGGAGCTGCATGTGCGCTTTCTGGCGCTGGATCGACGCCAGCGAGGATATCTGACGCCCACGGAGCTGCTGCGCATACCGCAGTTGTCACAAAATCCGCTGCATCGGCAAATCATCGATGGCTTCTTTGGGGACACGAATTCGAATTGTAGGGATCGCATTAATTTTGGCCAATTTGTGGGCACCTGTGCCACGTTCCTGGTGCCGCAATGCACCAGtcaccagcaacagcaccagcaccagcgTGTCGATGGACGTGCTCAAAAATTGCGACTGCTCTCGAAAATGTTTGACACGCAGCGTTGCGGACACATTGAGCGCACCGATTTCCGCAAGGTCATGATGAGTCTGCTCGATGGTGCGCCGCCCTCGGATGGCGTTGCCAATGTTTATCCGCACAGCAGCGAGCAGGAATTGCAATTGCTCGAGCAACTGGCATTTGGAGCACGGCAAAGCATCTCATATGAGCAGTTTGAGCAACGCATTTCCACCGCCAACATCGAATCTAAGCTGGCAATTCACAAGTGGCTGCAGCAGGATGAGGAACCGCAGCAGGAGACGGaaacggagacggagacggaggaGCAATCATCCAGTCCAGCCACAACGTga